In the genome of Candidatus Zixiibacteriota bacterium, one region contains:
- the hybB gene encoding Ni/Fe-hydrogenase cytochrome b subunit, producing YAYRLLFGLGSATNLTDQYPWGLWIAVDVASGVALAAGGFTTAALVEIFHKEKYHVVVRPALLTAMLGYTFVVIGLLADLGRYYNVWHPMLPSMWQGNSVLFEVGICVMIYLTVLYIEFVPIAVERIKGRVKLPGVPAVFNRLGETALSLADKTLGRFIFLFIIAGVVLSCLHQSSLGTLMVIAPTKMHPLWYTPISPLLFLLSAIAVGFPMVIFESILASRSFGLKPEKRILSSLARYTPILLGVYLVAKVVDLTIREAWPYLLEGSFRSLMYIIEISLGVILPIILLSIKKVRESVRGLFVSATLVILGVAFNRINVFLVAYQPPYAEKSYFPSPYEVLVTIGLISALVLVYRLVVMNFPVISTPISEAIRQEIRSDDLQTSLGRVK from the coding sequence CTACGCCTATCGTCTTCTATTCGGACTGGGCTCGGCCACCAATCTTACCGATCAATATCCCTGGGGTCTCTGGATCGCGGTTGATGTCGCCTCGGGTGTCGCTTTAGCGGCCGGCGGATTCACAACCGCGGCTCTGGTCGAAATTTTCCATAAAGAGAAATATCACGTGGTGGTGCGGCCGGCGCTTCTGACCGCCATGCTGGGGTATACTTTTGTAGTTATCGGACTTCTGGCCGACCTCGGTCGCTATTACAATGTCTGGCACCCGATGCTTCCCTCGATGTGGCAGGGGAATTCGGTTCTATTTGAGGTCGGTATTTGCGTGATGATTTATTTGACCGTCCTCTATATCGAATTTGTGCCGATTGCGGTGGAACGGATCAAAGGGAGGGTGAAGCTCCCCGGGGTGCCGGCGGTTTTCAACCGCCTGGGGGAAACGGCTCTATCTCTGGCTGACAAAACTCTGGGTCGATTTATATTCCTTTTTATCATTGCCGGAGTCGTTCTTTCCTGCCTGCATCAATCATCACTGGGAACCCTTATGGTTATCGCCCCAACCAAGATGCATCCCCTCTGGTACACGCCGATTTCGCCGCTTCTGTTTCTTCTTTCAGCCATAGCGGTCGGTTTCCCGATGGTGATATTTGAATCGATTCTGGCTTCCCGCTCGTTCGGGTTGAAGCCGGAGAAACGGATTCTTTCCTCGCTGGCCCGTTATACGCCCATTCTGCTGGGTGTTTATCTGGTGGCCAAGGTGGTCGACCTGACCATAAGAGAGGCCTGGCCATATCTTCTGGAGGGTTCGTTTCGATCGCTGATGTATATTATCGAGATCTCCCTGGGGGTGATTTTACCGATTATCCTTCTATCGATAAAAAAAGTTCGGGAATCGGTGCGGGGGCTGTTTGTTTCGGCTACACTGGTGATTCTGGGAGTTGCCTTCAATCGGATAAATGTATTTCTGGTCGCATATCAGCCGCCGTATGCGGAGAAGTCTTATTTCCCCTCGCCTTATGAAGTTCTGGTGACCATCGGCCTGATCAGCGCTCTGGTTCTGGTTTATCGATTGGTCGTGATGAATTTTCCGGTTATATCGACGCCGATCAGCGAGGCGATCAGACAGGAGATTCGCAGTGATGATTTGCAGACCAGTTTAGGCAGGGTGAAGTAA
- a CDS encoding cytochrome c3 family protein — MFKRKLILLQFISLMVVFGLFQFSSADVPSIREMSKMDCKTCHSCDNPTIKNKCLKACPSLPLSHAANDHKLSEAPDSMLLDDLADLYQPVHFNHKRHARMAEMGGECSTCHHYSPTDKIQPCKDCHGGQANPNNLRQPGLKGAYHRQCLSCHREWSHDTKCVLCHIPTEGKAMASGASDTTDIMGAAHPIITEPSNKVYHTPLTSGPIVTFKHKEHIVLFGLRCVDCHKKENCSYCHDLQKPAALVKSEQQIHGMCNDCHRQDKCQKCHDNRERPAFSHESTGWALNRYHNRLDCQACHPTGKKIARLSNQCEACHGGWNQDNFEHAATGLELDETHLAMDCTDCHANRKYNAKPDCSGCHDDGRTYKDMPPGKVVKKM; from the coding sequence ATGTTCAAGCGCAAATTAATTCTACTCCAGTTTATCTCACTTATGGTTGTTTTCGGGCTATTCCAATTTTCCTCTGCCGATGTTCCCTCGATAAGGGAAATGTCGAAGATGGATTGCAAAACCTGTCATTCGTGTGACAATCCAACCATAAAAAATAAATGTCTGAAGGCCTGTCCCAGCCTTCCGTTGTCTCATGCGGCCAACGATCATAAGCTTTCCGAGGCGCCCGATTCGATGCTTCTGGATGACCTGGCCGACCTCTATCAACCGGTTCATTTCAATCATAAGCGGCATGCCCGAATGGCCGAGATGGGGGGGGAATGCAGCACCTGTCATCACTATAGTCCCACCGATAAGATACAGCCGTGCAAGGATTGTCACGGCGGCCAGGCCAACCCGAACAACCTTCGTCAGCCGGGCCTGAAAGGCGCCTATCACCGGCAGTGCCTTTCCTGCCACCGGGAATGGAGTCATGACACGAAGTGTGTCTTATGTCATATACCGACAGAGGGGAAAGCGATGGCATCCGGGGCGTCAGATACGACCGATATTATGGGGGCTGCCCACCCGATAATCACGGAACCGTCTAACAAGGTTTATCATACGCCTTTGACCAGCGGTCCGATTGTTACTTTCAAGCATAAAGAGCATATTGTCCTGTTCGGGCTCCGATGTGTTGACTGCCACAAGAAAGAGAACTGCAGTTACTGCCATGACCTGCAAAAGCCGGCGGCCCTGGTGAAGAGTGAACAGCAGATACACGGCATGTGCAACGATTGCCATCGTCAGGACAAATGCCAGAAGTGCCACGATAATCGTGAACGCCCGGCTTTCTCGCATGAAAGCACCGGTTGGGCGCTTAACAGATATCATAACCGGCTGGATTGCCAGGCCTGTCATCCGACGGGGAAGAAAATCGCCAGACTCAGCAACCAGTGCGAGGCCTGTCATGGCGGATGGAATCAGGATAATTTTGAGCATGCCGCGACCGGTCTGGAACTGGACGAGACACATCTGGCGATGGATTGCACCGATTGTCATGCCAATAGAAAATATAATGCCAAGCCGGACTGCTCGGGATGCCATGATGACGGCCGAACATACAAGGATATGCCGCCCGGAAAAGTAGTAAAAAAGATGTAG